One genomic region from Dermacentor variabilis isolate Ectoservices chromosome 6, ASM5094787v1, whole genome shotgun sequence encodes:
- the LOC142585666 gene encoding cuticle protein 10.9-like — translation MQKLVILLACICVAAAQRGFAPVENYPPIPYSFNYANQDAEGTHTHEESGDGSGRVQGRYTLSLADGRTRTVTYTADENGYRAEVVTNEQGTESKNPADVVIQSSALPGPEAAIANEPNRLRG, via the exons ATGCAAAAG ctCGTTATCCTTCTGGCCTGCATCTGCGTTGCC GCCGCACAGCGGGGCTTCGCGCCGGTGGAGAACTACCCGCCGATCCCGTACTCCTTCAACTACGCCAACCAGGACGCCGAGGGCACGCACACGCACGAAGAGAGCGGCGACGGCAGCGGACGAGTCCAGGGCCGCTACACCCTCTCGCTGGCCGACGGCCGCACTCGTACCGTGACCTACACGGCCGACGAGAATGGCTACCGCGCCGAGGTCGTCACCAACGAGCAGGGCACTGAGTCCAAGAACCCCGCCGACGTCGTGATTCAGTCGAGCGCCCTGCCGGGACCCGAGGCCGCCATCGCCAACGAGCCCAACCGCCTCAGGGGCTAG
- the LOC142585668 gene encoding cuticle protein 10.9-like, with protein MHKFVILLAFICVAAAQRGGFNPAQENYPPIPYSFNYASQDAEGSHTREESGDGSGRVTGRYTMTLADGRTRTVSYTADENGYRAEIVTNELGTESKNPADVVIQSSAPTGVEAALAAEGSRPRAPAGPRAG; from the exons ATGCACAAG tttgtCATCCTCCTGGCCTTCATCTGCGTTGCC GCCGCGCAGAGGGGTGGCTTCAACCCGGCGCAGGAGAACTACCCGCCGATCCCGTACTCCTTCAACTATGCGAGCCAGGACGCGGAAGGCTCGCACACGCGTGAAGAGAGCGGCGACGGCTCCGGACGGGTCACGGGCCGCTACACCATGACGCTGGCCGACGGCCGCACACGCACCGTCAGCTACACGGCCGACGAGAACGGATACCGCGCCGAGATCGTCACCAACGAGCTGGGCACCGAGTCCAAGAACCCCGCCGACGTCGTGATCCAGTCGAGCGCGCCGACCGGAGTCGAGGCCGCGCTCGCCGCCGAGGGCAGCCGCCCGCGCGCTCCCGCCGGGCCCCGGGCGGGCTGA